One window of the Puntigrus tetrazona isolate hp1 chromosome 13, ASM1883169v1, whole genome shotgun sequence genome contains the following:
- the vcla gene encoding vinculin a isoform X1: MPVFHTKTIESILEPVAQQISHLVIMHEEGEVDGKAIPDLTSPVAAVQAAVSNLVRVGKETVQTTEDKIMKRDMPPAFIKVENACAKLVEAAHMLRTDPYSVPARDYLIDGSRGILSGTSDLLLTFDEAEVRKIIRVCKGILEYLTVAEVVETMEDLITYTKNLGPGMTKMAKMIDERQQELTHQEHRVMLVTSMNTVKELLPVLISAIKIFVTTKCIKSHGVEEALKNRNYTFEKMSTEINEIIRVLQLTSWDEDAWANKKDTEAMRRALALIESKMGQAKGWLRDPNGLPGDPGEHALRHILDEAGKVGELCAGKERREILGTAKTLGQMTDQVSDMRARGQGATPMGMQKAQQVGQGLDILVGKVENAARKLEALTNAKQAIAKRIDTAQSWLADPNGGPEGEENIRALLAEAKRIADLCEDPKERDDILRSISEVAGLTARLVELRKMGKGDTPEARALAKQIGTALQNLQAKTNRAVANMRPAKAAVTLEGKMEQALHWINNPGVDDRGVGQAAIRGLIAEGRRLANSLPGPYKQDLLAKCERVEQLMMQLADLAARGEGESPQARAVAAHLLEAIKDLKAKMQEAMTQEVSDVFSDTTTPIKLLAVAATAPLEAPNREEVFEERASNFENHANRLGATAEKAAAVGTANKSTVEGIQAAVKSARDLTPQVTSAARILLKNPGNQAAYEHFETMKNQWIDNIEKMTSLVDEAIDTKSLLDASEEAIKKDIDKCRVAMANVQPQMLVAGATSIARRANRVLLVAKREVENSEDPKFRELVKAASDELGRTISPMVMAAKAVAGNIQDPGSQKSFLDSGYRILAAVGKVREAFQPQEPDFPPPPPDLDQLHVSDDQAPPKPPLPEGEVPPPRPPPPEEKDEEFPEQKAGEMVSEPMMVAARQLHDEARKWSSKPPQPEVTDEGFEAAEAEVDIDDEDEFTDNEDDFEPELLLMSSNQPVNQPILAAAQSLHQEARKWSSKGNDIIGAAKRMALLMAEMSRLVRGGSGNKRALIQCAKDIAKASDEVTRLAKEVAKQCTDKRIRTNLLQVCERIPTISTQLKILSTVKATMLGRTNISEEESEQATEMLVHNAQNLMQSVKETVREAEAASIKIRTDAGFTLRWVRKTPWYQ, from the exons GTGGGGAAAGAGACGGTACAGACCACAGAAGACAAGATTATGAAGAGAGACATGCCTCCGGCCTTCATTAA ggTGGAGAATGCCTGTGCAAAGCTGGTGGAAGCAGCTCATATGCTGAGGACAGACCCGTACTCTGTCCCGGCCCGTGATTACCTCATCGATGGCTCGCGGGGCATCCTCTCTGGCACTTCAGACCTACTTCTGACCTTTGACGAGGCAGAG GTGCGTAAAATTATCCGGGTGTGTAAGGGCATCCTGGAGTACCTGACCGTTGCAGAGGTTGTGGAAACCATGGAGGATTTGATCACTTACACTAAAAACCTGGGACCAG GCATGACGAAAATGGCAAAGATGATTGACGAGCGGCAACAGGAGCTGACGCACCAGGAGCACCGCGTGATGCTGGTCACCTCCATGAACACAGTGAAGGAACTGCTGCCCGTGCTTATATCAG CCATTAAAATCTTTGTGACAACCAAGTGCATTAAGAGTCATGGAGTAGAGGAGGCCTTGAAGAACAGAAACTACACGTTTGAGAAGATGAGCACCGAGATCAACGAGATAATCAGAGTGCTGCAACTCACGTCATGGGACGAGGATGCCTGGGCCAACAAA aaggACACAGAGGCAATGAGGAGAGCGCTAGCACTGATCGAGTCAAAGATGGGTCAGGCTAAAGGCTGGCTGAGGGACCCTAACGGTCTACCAG GAGATCCGGGAGAGCATGCGCTGCGCCACATACTGGATGAAGCAGGAAAAGTGGGCGAGCTTTGCGCAGGGAAAGAGAGACGAGAGATCCTGGGAACAGCCAAGACCTTGGGCCAGATGACAGATCAGGTGTCAGATATGCGCGCCAG AGGTCAGGGTGCCACCCCTATGGGTATGCAGAAAGCTCAGCAGGTGGGCCAGGGTTTGGATATTCTGGTGGGGAAAGTGGAGAACGCTGCTCGGAAGCTGGAGGCCCTGACCAATGCCAAACAGGCCATTGCCAAAAGAATCGACACGGCCCAG AGCTGGCTGGCGGATCCTAACGGCGGTCCGGAGGGGGAAGAGAATATCCGTGCTCTTCTGGCGGAGGCCAAGCGCATCGCTGACCTGTGTGAAGACCCTAAAGAGAGAGATGACATCCTGCGCTCCATCAGCGAGGTCGCAGGGCTCACCGCCAGACTGGTCGAACTTCGGAAAAT GGGTAAAGGAGATACTCCAGAGGCTAGAGCTCTGGCCAAACAGATTGGCACAGCTTTGCAGAACTTGCAGGCAAAGACTAACCGTGCTGTGGCCAACATGAGACCTGCCAAGGCCGCTGTTACATTAGAGGGCAAAATGGAGCAGGCCTTGCACTGGATCAACAACCCTGGAGTGGACGATCGTGGAGTAG GCCAGGCTGCCATACGGGGGCTGATAGCGGAAGGCCGCCGGCTGGCGAACTCTCTACCAGGTCCATACAAACAGGATCTGCTAGCAAAGTGTGAGCGAGTGGAGCAGCTGATGATGCAGTTGGCAGATCTTGCGGCAcggggagagggagagagtccTCAGGCGCGCGCCGTGGCTGCTCATCTTCTGGAGGCAATTAAA gATCTGAAGGCGAAGATGCAGGAAGCAATGACCCAGGAGGTGTCTGATGTTTTTAGTGATACGACTACACCAATTAAACTCCTGGCTGTGGCAGCAACGGCGCCTCTTGAGGCCCCCAACAGAGAGGAG GTCTTTGAAGAAAGGGCGTCTAACTTTGAGAATCATGCCAATAGACTGGGAGCTACAGCGGAGAAGGCCGCTGCTGTGGGGACGGCCAATAAGAGCACAGTTGAAGGCATCCAGGCGGCTGTGAAATCAGCCCGAGATCTAACACCTCAG GTCACTTCTGCTGCACGCATTTTGCTGAAAAACCCTGGCAACCAGGCTGCATATGAACACTTTGAGACCATGAAGAACCAATGGATTGACAACATTGAAAAAATGACTA GTCTTGTGGATGAAGCCATTGACACAAAATCCCTCTTGGATGCATCAGAGGAGGCCATTAAGAAAGACATTGATAAATGCCGGGTTGCGATGGCCAATGTTCAGCCCCAGATGTTGGTTGCAGGGGCCACCAGCATTGCCCGGCGGGCTAACCGGGTCCTTCTGGTGGCCAAACGGGAAGTAGAGAACTCAGAGGACCCTAAATTCAGAGAACTGGTCAAAGCTGCTTCAGATGAACTCGGTAGAACAATCTCACCTATGGTTATGGCTGCCAAAGCCGTGGCAGGAAACATCCAGGATccag GTTCACAAAAGAGCTTCCTGGACTCTGGCTACAGGATCTTGGCTGCTGTTGGAAAAGTCAGGGAAGCCTTCCAGCCTCAGGAGCCTGACtttccacctccacctccagaCCTCGATCAGCTGCAT GTCAGTGACGATCAGGCTCCCCCCAAACCACCCCTCCCAGAGGGAGAGGTTCCTCCCCCGAGACCTCCACCTCCAGAGGAGAAAGATGAGGAGTTCCCCGAGCAGAAAGCCGGCGAGATGGTGAGCGAGCCAATGATGGTGGCTGCCAGGCAGCTACACGACGAGGCCCGTAAATGGTCCAGTAAG cCTCCCCAGCCTGAGGTGACAGACGAGGGTTTTGAGGCCGCTGAGGCGGAAGTAGATATAGACGATGAGGATGAATTCACAGACAACGAGGATGATTTTGAGCCAGAGCTGCTCTTAATGTCTTCCAATCAGCCAGTTAACCAGCCCATTTTGGCCGCTGCGCAGTCTTTGCACCAGGAGGCTCGCAAGTGGTCCAGTAAG GGCAATGACATCATTGGAGCAGCGAAACGCATGGCCCTGCTCATGGCCGAGATGTCCCGTCTAGTGCGTGGAGGCAGTGGGAATAAACGTGCCCTCATTCAGTGCGCCAAGGACATCGCCAAGGCCTCCGATGAGGTCACACGGCTGGCTAAAGAGGTAGCCAAGCAGTGCACAGACAAACGGATTCGCACAAACCTCCTGCAG GTTTGTGAGCGTATTCCAACTATTAGCACTCAGCTGAAGATCCTGTCCACAGTCAAGGCCACCATGCTGGGACGTACAAACATCAGTGAGGAAGAATCCGAGCAG GCCACCGAGATGCTTGTGCACAATGCACAGAACCTCATGCAGTCCGTCAAGGAGACGGTCAGAGAAGCAGAAGCCGCCTCCATTAAGATCCGCACAGATGCAGGGTTCACTCTTCGCTGGGTCCGAAAGACCCCTTGGTACCAGTAA
- the vcla gene encoding vinculin a isoform X4, which yields MPVFHTKTIESILEPVAQQISHLVIMHEEGEVDGKAIPDLTSPVAAVQAAVSNLVRVGKETVQTTEDKIMKRDMPPAFIKVENACAKLVEAAHMLRTDPYSVPARDYLIDGSRGILSGTSDLLLTFDEAEVRKIIRVCKGILEYLTVAEVVETMEDLITYTKNLGPGMTKMAKMIDERQQELTHQEHRVMLVTSMNTVKELLPVLISAIKIFVTTKCIKSHGVEEALKNRNYTFEKMSTEINEIIRVLQLTSWDEDAWANKDTEAMRRALALIESKMGQAKGWLRDPNGLPGDPGEHALRHILDEAGKVGELCAGKERREILGTAKTLGQMTDQVSDMRARGQGATPMGMQKAQQVGQGLDILVGKVENAARKLEALTNAKQAIAKRIDTAQSWLADPNGGPEGEENIRALLAEAKRIADLCEDPKERDDILRSISEVAGLTARLVELRKMGKGDTPEARALAKQIGTALQNLQAKTNRAVANMRPAKAAVTLEGKMEQALHWINNPGVDDRGVGQAAIRGLIAEGRRLANSLPGPYKQDLLAKCERVEQLMMQLADLAARGEGESPQARAVAAHLLEAIKDLKAKMQEAMTQEVSDVFSDTTTPIKLLAVAATAPLEAPNREEVFEERASNFENHANRLGATAEKAAAVGTANKSTVEGIQAAVKSARDLTPQVTSAARILLKNPGNQAAYEHFETMKNQWIDNIEKMTSLVDEAIDTKSLLDASEEAIKKDIDKCRVAMANVQPQMLVAGATSIARRANRVLLVAKREVENSEDPKFRELVKAASDELGRTISPMVMAAKAVAGNIQDPGSQKSFLDSGYRILAAVGKVREAFQPQEPDFPPPPPDLDQLHVSDDQAPPKPPLPEGEVPPPRPPPPEEKDEEFPEQKAGEMVSEPMMVAARQLHDEARKWSSKGNDIIGAAKRMALLMAEMSRLVRGGSGNKRALIQCAKDIAKASDEVTRLAKEVAKQCTDKRIRTNLLQVCERIPTISTQLKILSTVKATMLGRTNISEEESEQATEMLVHNAQNLMQSVKETVREAEAASIKIRTDAGFTLRWVRKTPWYQ from the exons GTGGGGAAAGAGACGGTACAGACCACAGAAGACAAGATTATGAAGAGAGACATGCCTCCGGCCTTCATTAA ggTGGAGAATGCCTGTGCAAAGCTGGTGGAAGCAGCTCATATGCTGAGGACAGACCCGTACTCTGTCCCGGCCCGTGATTACCTCATCGATGGCTCGCGGGGCATCCTCTCTGGCACTTCAGACCTACTTCTGACCTTTGACGAGGCAGAG GTGCGTAAAATTATCCGGGTGTGTAAGGGCATCCTGGAGTACCTGACCGTTGCAGAGGTTGTGGAAACCATGGAGGATTTGATCACTTACACTAAAAACCTGGGACCAG GCATGACGAAAATGGCAAAGATGATTGACGAGCGGCAACAGGAGCTGACGCACCAGGAGCACCGCGTGATGCTGGTCACCTCCATGAACACAGTGAAGGAACTGCTGCCCGTGCTTATATCAG CCATTAAAATCTTTGTGACAACCAAGTGCATTAAGAGTCATGGAGTAGAGGAGGCCTTGAAGAACAGAAACTACACGTTTGAGAAGATGAGCACCGAGATCAACGAGATAATCAGAGTGCTGCAACTCACGTCATGGGACGAGGATGCCTGGGCCAACAAA gACACAGAGGCAATGAGGAGAGCGCTAGCACTGATCGAGTCAAAGATGGGTCAGGCTAAAGGCTGGCTGAGGGACCCTAACGGTCTACCAG GAGATCCGGGAGAGCATGCGCTGCGCCACATACTGGATGAAGCAGGAAAAGTGGGCGAGCTTTGCGCAGGGAAAGAGAGACGAGAGATCCTGGGAACAGCCAAGACCTTGGGCCAGATGACAGATCAGGTGTCAGATATGCGCGCCAG AGGTCAGGGTGCCACCCCTATGGGTATGCAGAAAGCTCAGCAGGTGGGCCAGGGTTTGGATATTCTGGTGGGGAAAGTGGAGAACGCTGCTCGGAAGCTGGAGGCCCTGACCAATGCCAAACAGGCCATTGCCAAAAGAATCGACACGGCCCAG AGCTGGCTGGCGGATCCTAACGGCGGTCCGGAGGGGGAAGAGAATATCCGTGCTCTTCTGGCGGAGGCCAAGCGCATCGCTGACCTGTGTGAAGACCCTAAAGAGAGAGATGACATCCTGCGCTCCATCAGCGAGGTCGCAGGGCTCACCGCCAGACTGGTCGAACTTCGGAAAAT GGGTAAAGGAGATACTCCAGAGGCTAGAGCTCTGGCCAAACAGATTGGCACAGCTTTGCAGAACTTGCAGGCAAAGACTAACCGTGCTGTGGCCAACATGAGACCTGCCAAGGCCGCTGTTACATTAGAGGGCAAAATGGAGCAGGCCTTGCACTGGATCAACAACCCTGGAGTGGACGATCGTGGAGTAG GCCAGGCTGCCATACGGGGGCTGATAGCGGAAGGCCGCCGGCTGGCGAACTCTCTACCAGGTCCATACAAACAGGATCTGCTAGCAAAGTGTGAGCGAGTGGAGCAGCTGATGATGCAGTTGGCAGATCTTGCGGCAcggggagagggagagagtccTCAGGCGCGCGCCGTGGCTGCTCATCTTCTGGAGGCAATTAAA gATCTGAAGGCGAAGATGCAGGAAGCAATGACCCAGGAGGTGTCTGATGTTTTTAGTGATACGACTACACCAATTAAACTCCTGGCTGTGGCAGCAACGGCGCCTCTTGAGGCCCCCAACAGAGAGGAG GTCTTTGAAGAAAGGGCGTCTAACTTTGAGAATCATGCCAATAGACTGGGAGCTACAGCGGAGAAGGCCGCTGCTGTGGGGACGGCCAATAAGAGCACAGTTGAAGGCATCCAGGCGGCTGTGAAATCAGCCCGAGATCTAACACCTCAG GTCACTTCTGCTGCACGCATTTTGCTGAAAAACCCTGGCAACCAGGCTGCATATGAACACTTTGAGACCATGAAGAACCAATGGATTGACAACATTGAAAAAATGACTA GTCTTGTGGATGAAGCCATTGACACAAAATCCCTCTTGGATGCATCAGAGGAGGCCATTAAGAAAGACATTGATAAATGCCGGGTTGCGATGGCCAATGTTCAGCCCCAGATGTTGGTTGCAGGGGCCACCAGCATTGCCCGGCGGGCTAACCGGGTCCTTCTGGTGGCCAAACGGGAAGTAGAGAACTCAGAGGACCCTAAATTCAGAGAACTGGTCAAAGCTGCTTCAGATGAACTCGGTAGAACAATCTCACCTATGGTTATGGCTGCCAAAGCCGTGGCAGGAAACATCCAGGATccag GTTCACAAAAGAGCTTCCTGGACTCTGGCTACAGGATCTTGGCTGCTGTTGGAAAAGTCAGGGAAGCCTTCCAGCCTCAGGAGCCTGACtttccacctccacctccagaCCTCGATCAGCTGCAT GTCAGTGACGATCAGGCTCCCCCCAAACCACCCCTCCCAGAGGGAGAGGTTCCTCCCCCGAGACCTCCACCTCCAGAGGAGAAAGATGAGGAGTTCCCCGAGCAGAAAGCCGGCGAGATGGTGAGCGAGCCAATGATGGTGGCTGCCAGGCAGCTACACGACGAGGCCCGTAAATGGTCCAGTAAG GGCAATGACATCATTGGAGCAGCGAAACGCATGGCCCTGCTCATGGCCGAGATGTCCCGTCTAGTGCGTGGAGGCAGTGGGAATAAACGTGCCCTCATTCAGTGCGCCAAGGACATCGCCAAGGCCTCCGATGAGGTCACACGGCTGGCTAAAGAGGTAGCCAAGCAGTGCACAGACAAACGGATTCGCACAAACCTCCTGCAG GTTTGTGAGCGTATTCCAACTATTAGCACTCAGCTGAAGATCCTGTCCACAGTCAAGGCCACCATGCTGGGACGTACAAACATCAGTGAGGAAGAATCCGAGCAG GCCACCGAGATGCTTGTGCACAATGCACAGAACCTCATGCAGTCCGTCAAGGAGACGGTCAGAGAAGCAGAAGCCGCCTCCATTAAGATCCGCACAGATGCAGGGTTCACTCTTCGCTGGGTCCGAAAGACCCCTTGGTACCAGTAA
- the vcla gene encoding vinculin a isoform X2 produces the protein MPVFHTKTIESILEPVAQQISHLVIMHEEGEVDGKAIPDLTSPVAAVQAAVSNLVRVGKETVQTTEDKIMKRDMPPAFIKVENACAKLVEAAHMLRTDPYSVPARDYLIDGSRGILSGTSDLLLTFDEAEVRKIIRVCKGILEYLTVAEVVETMEDLITYTKNLGPGMTKMAKMIDERQQELTHQEHRVMLVTSMNTVKELLPVLISAIKIFVTTKCIKSHGVEEALKNRNYTFEKMSTEINEIIRVLQLTSWDEDAWANKDTEAMRRALALIESKMGQAKGWLRDPNGLPGDPGEHALRHILDEAGKVGELCAGKERREILGTAKTLGQMTDQVSDMRARGQGATPMGMQKAQQVGQGLDILVGKVENAARKLEALTNAKQAIAKRIDTAQSWLADPNGGPEGEENIRALLAEAKRIADLCEDPKERDDILRSISEVAGLTARLVELRKMGKGDTPEARALAKQIGTALQNLQAKTNRAVANMRPAKAAVTLEGKMEQALHWINNPGVDDRGVGQAAIRGLIAEGRRLANSLPGPYKQDLLAKCERVEQLMMQLADLAARGEGESPQARAVAAHLLEAIKDLKAKMQEAMTQEVSDVFSDTTTPIKLLAVAATAPLEAPNREEVFEERASNFENHANRLGATAEKAAAVGTANKSTVEGIQAAVKSARDLTPQVTSAARILLKNPGNQAAYEHFETMKNQWIDNIEKMTSLVDEAIDTKSLLDASEEAIKKDIDKCRVAMANVQPQMLVAGATSIARRANRVLLVAKREVENSEDPKFRELVKAASDELGRTISPMVMAAKAVAGNIQDPGSQKSFLDSGYRILAAVGKVREAFQPQEPDFPPPPPDLDQLHVSDDQAPPKPPLPEGEVPPPRPPPPEEKDEEFPEQKAGEMVSEPMMVAARQLHDEARKWSSKPPQPEVTDEGFEAAEAEVDIDDEDEFTDNEDDFEPELLLMSSNQPVNQPILAAAQSLHQEARKWSSKGNDIIGAAKRMALLMAEMSRLVRGGSGNKRALIQCAKDIAKASDEVTRLAKEVAKQCTDKRIRTNLLQVCERIPTISTQLKILSTVKATMLGRTNISEEESEQATEMLVHNAQNLMQSVKETVREAEAASIKIRTDAGFTLRWVRKTPWYQ, from the exons GTGGGGAAAGAGACGGTACAGACCACAGAAGACAAGATTATGAAGAGAGACATGCCTCCGGCCTTCATTAA ggTGGAGAATGCCTGTGCAAAGCTGGTGGAAGCAGCTCATATGCTGAGGACAGACCCGTACTCTGTCCCGGCCCGTGATTACCTCATCGATGGCTCGCGGGGCATCCTCTCTGGCACTTCAGACCTACTTCTGACCTTTGACGAGGCAGAG GTGCGTAAAATTATCCGGGTGTGTAAGGGCATCCTGGAGTACCTGACCGTTGCAGAGGTTGTGGAAACCATGGAGGATTTGATCACTTACACTAAAAACCTGGGACCAG GCATGACGAAAATGGCAAAGATGATTGACGAGCGGCAACAGGAGCTGACGCACCAGGAGCACCGCGTGATGCTGGTCACCTCCATGAACACAGTGAAGGAACTGCTGCCCGTGCTTATATCAG CCATTAAAATCTTTGTGACAACCAAGTGCATTAAGAGTCATGGAGTAGAGGAGGCCTTGAAGAACAGAAACTACACGTTTGAGAAGATGAGCACCGAGATCAACGAGATAATCAGAGTGCTGCAACTCACGTCATGGGACGAGGATGCCTGGGCCAACAAA gACACAGAGGCAATGAGGAGAGCGCTAGCACTGATCGAGTCAAAGATGGGTCAGGCTAAAGGCTGGCTGAGGGACCCTAACGGTCTACCAG GAGATCCGGGAGAGCATGCGCTGCGCCACATACTGGATGAAGCAGGAAAAGTGGGCGAGCTTTGCGCAGGGAAAGAGAGACGAGAGATCCTGGGAACAGCCAAGACCTTGGGCCAGATGACAGATCAGGTGTCAGATATGCGCGCCAG AGGTCAGGGTGCCACCCCTATGGGTATGCAGAAAGCTCAGCAGGTGGGCCAGGGTTTGGATATTCTGGTGGGGAAAGTGGAGAACGCTGCTCGGAAGCTGGAGGCCCTGACCAATGCCAAACAGGCCATTGCCAAAAGAATCGACACGGCCCAG AGCTGGCTGGCGGATCCTAACGGCGGTCCGGAGGGGGAAGAGAATATCCGTGCTCTTCTGGCGGAGGCCAAGCGCATCGCTGACCTGTGTGAAGACCCTAAAGAGAGAGATGACATCCTGCGCTCCATCAGCGAGGTCGCAGGGCTCACCGCCAGACTGGTCGAACTTCGGAAAAT GGGTAAAGGAGATACTCCAGAGGCTAGAGCTCTGGCCAAACAGATTGGCACAGCTTTGCAGAACTTGCAGGCAAAGACTAACCGTGCTGTGGCCAACATGAGACCTGCCAAGGCCGCTGTTACATTAGAGGGCAAAATGGAGCAGGCCTTGCACTGGATCAACAACCCTGGAGTGGACGATCGTGGAGTAG GCCAGGCTGCCATACGGGGGCTGATAGCGGAAGGCCGCCGGCTGGCGAACTCTCTACCAGGTCCATACAAACAGGATCTGCTAGCAAAGTGTGAGCGAGTGGAGCAGCTGATGATGCAGTTGGCAGATCTTGCGGCAcggggagagggagagagtccTCAGGCGCGCGCCGTGGCTGCTCATCTTCTGGAGGCAATTAAA gATCTGAAGGCGAAGATGCAGGAAGCAATGACCCAGGAGGTGTCTGATGTTTTTAGTGATACGACTACACCAATTAAACTCCTGGCTGTGGCAGCAACGGCGCCTCTTGAGGCCCCCAACAGAGAGGAG GTCTTTGAAGAAAGGGCGTCTAACTTTGAGAATCATGCCAATAGACTGGGAGCTACAGCGGAGAAGGCCGCTGCTGTGGGGACGGCCAATAAGAGCACAGTTGAAGGCATCCAGGCGGCTGTGAAATCAGCCCGAGATCTAACACCTCAG GTCACTTCTGCTGCACGCATTTTGCTGAAAAACCCTGGCAACCAGGCTGCATATGAACACTTTGAGACCATGAAGAACCAATGGATTGACAACATTGAAAAAATGACTA GTCTTGTGGATGAAGCCATTGACACAAAATCCCTCTTGGATGCATCAGAGGAGGCCATTAAGAAAGACATTGATAAATGCCGGGTTGCGATGGCCAATGTTCAGCCCCAGATGTTGGTTGCAGGGGCCACCAGCATTGCCCGGCGGGCTAACCGGGTCCTTCTGGTGGCCAAACGGGAAGTAGAGAACTCAGAGGACCCTAAATTCAGAGAACTGGTCAAAGCTGCTTCAGATGAACTCGGTAGAACAATCTCACCTATGGTTATGGCTGCCAAAGCCGTGGCAGGAAACATCCAGGATccag GTTCACAAAAGAGCTTCCTGGACTCTGGCTACAGGATCTTGGCTGCTGTTGGAAAAGTCAGGGAAGCCTTCCAGCCTCAGGAGCCTGACtttccacctccacctccagaCCTCGATCAGCTGCAT GTCAGTGACGATCAGGCTCCCCCCAAACCACCCCTCCCAGAGGGAGAGGTTCCTCCCCCGAGACCTCCACCTCCAGAGGAGAAAGATGAGGAGTTCCCCGAGCAGAAAGCCGGCGAGATGGTGAGCGAGCCAATGATGGTGGCTGCCAGGCAGCTACACGACGAGGCCCGTAAATGGTCCAGTAAG cCTCCCCAGCCTGAGGTGACAGACGAGGGTTTTGAGGCCGCTGAGGCGGAAGTAGATATAGACGATGAGGATGAATTCACAGACAACGAGGATGATTTTGAGCCAGAGCTGCTCTTAATGTCTTCCAATCAGCCAGTTAACCAGCCCATTTTGGCCGCTGCGCAGTCTTTGCACCAGGAGGCTCGCAAGTGGTCCAGTAAG GGCAATGACATCATTGGAGCAGCGAAACGCATGGCCCTGCTCATGGCCGAGATGTCCCGTCTAGTGCGTGGAGGCAGTGGGAATAAACGTGCCCTCATTCAGTGCGCCAAGGACATCGCCAAGGCCTCCGATGAGGTCACACGGCTGGCTAAAGAGGTAGCCAAGCAGTGCACAGACAAACGGATTCGCACAAACCTCCTGCAG GTTTGTGAGCGTATTCCAACTATTAGCACTCAGCTGAAGATCCTGTCCACAGTCAAGGCCACCATGCTGGGACGTACAAACATCAGTGAGGAAGAATCCGAGCAG GCCACCGAGATGCTTGTGCACAATGCACAGAACCTCATGCAGTCCGTCAAGGAGACGGTCAGAGAAGCAGAAGCCGCCTCCATTAAGATCCGCACAGATGCAGGGTTCACTCTTCGCTGGGTCCGAAAGACCCCTTGGTACCAGTAA